In the Candidatus Poribacteria bacterium genome, one interval contains:
- a CDS encoding PASTA domain-containing protein: MSEEALVKAVKISLISLVLILFVGMIFVFIILPRQIRGKVVEVPNVVGRRAEEAERKLIGLRLRPVVETRRFSNTVPENHIIAQSPQAGMKVKLGGKVNLVVSLGRDKVTVPDLTGKMIDEAESMLGEVGLRVGVRSRVYSEKPSGIIIAQNPPPKSVAARGDPVDLLISDGIYPEPLIMNDLKGMKLEKAEEAIRNSGLSIGEVSFQQAKDREAETIISQNPSPGSPIKAGDKVDLVVSVPQVKKRLSSRPVVIRHIVNPNAEGEVHVRIVVEHQRGIERLVDGYFSPSEKIERLAFVVGKAVVRIYEDDMEKPVKEEVLR, from the coding sequence ATGAGTGAGGAAGCGCTCGTCAAAGCGGTGAAGATATCCCTGATATCTCTGGTTCTGATTCTGTTTGTGGGGATGATCTTCGTCTTTATCATCCTTCCCCGCCAGATCAGAGGTAAGGTGGTTGAGGTGCCTAACGTCGTGGGCAGGAGAGCCGAGGAGGCCGAAAGGAAACTGATCGGCCTGCGGCTTCGTCCCGTTGTAGAGACACGCAGGTTCAGCAACACCGTCCCCGAAAACCACATCATAGCCCAATCGCCCCAGGCAGGTATGAAGGTTAAACTTGGTGGCAAGGTGAATCTGGTCGTCAGCCTCGGCAGGGATAAGGTGACCGTGCCCGATCTCACGGGCAAGATGATAGACGAGGCCGAATCGATGTTAGGCGAGGTGGGTTTAAGGGTGGGGGTGAGATCACGTGTGTATTCGGAAAAGCCATCCGGGATCATCATAGCCCAGAATCCGCCGCCCAAGAGCGTGGCTGCCAGGGGAGATCCCGTGGATCTGTTGATAAGCGACGGAATCTATCCCGAACCCTTGATAATGAACGATCTCAAGGGGATGAAGCTGGAGAAGGCTGAGGAGGCGATCCGGAATAGCGGGCTCTCAATCGGGGAGGTGAGTTTCCAACAGGCGAAGGATCGTGAGGCGGAGACGATCATCTCGCAGAACCCATCGCCTGGAAGCCCGATCAAGGCGGGGGATAAGGTGGATCTTGTGGTGAGCGTGCCGCAGGTGAAAAAGAGGCTTTCCTCACGCCCGGTGGTTATAAGGCATATCGTCAATCCCAATGCCGAGGGTGAAGTGCATGTCAGGATCGTAGTGGAGCATCAGCGGGGGATAGAGAGGCTCGTAGATGGGTATTTCTCCCCAAGCGAGAAGATCGAAAGGCTGGCCTTTGTCGTCGGTAAGGCTGTGGTCAGGATCTATGAGGACGATATGGAAAAACCGGTCAAGGAGGAGGTCCTTAGATGA
- the rpe gene encoding ribulose-phosphate 3-epimerase — translation MRILISPSILAADTGKLEDEVRRVEEAGADWLHIDVMDGHFVPNLSFGPKVVSDLRGRSDLLFDVHLMVDNPLDFIDPFVEAGADLITIHLEAISCDEIEHLIDEVKSRGVMAGVALKPGTDWHPLEPFFKRMDLILPMTVNPGFSGQKLLVEELDRIREISKAACRMGSPRFIQADGGINPQNVHMVIQAGANVIVSGTAIFKSGDIAKAIRDLRGASSPMRSASTIETTWKWRRDQGE, via the coding sequence ATGAGGATTCTCATATCACCTTCAATCCTCGCCGCCGACACGGGTAAACTCGAAGATGAGGTGAGAAGAGTGGAGGAGGCGGGGGCGGATTGGCTTCACATAGATGTCATGGACGGCCACTTCGTGCCGAACCTCTCCTTCGGCCCGAAGGTGGTATCGGATCTCAGAGGGCGATCGGATCTCCTCTTCGATGTCCATCTTATGGTGGATAACCCCCTGGATTTCATAGATCCGTTTGTGGAGGCAGGGGCGGATCTGATCACCATACATCTGGAAGCCATATCCTGTGATGAGATCGAACATCTTATCGATGAGGTTAAATCGCGTGGGGTTATGGCCGGGGTGGCGTTGAAACCCGGAACCGACTGGCATCCCCTAGAGCCTTTCTTTAAAAGGATGGATCTTATTCTACCTATGACCGTCAACCCCGGCTTCAGCGGTCAGAAGTTATTGGTGGAAGAGCTAGATAGAATAAGAGAGATAAGTAAAGCCGCATGCAGGATGGGTTCCCCCAGATTCATCCAGGCCGATGGCGGGATCAATCCGCAGAACGTCCATATGGTGATCCAGGCGGGAGCGAACGTGATAGTATCTGGCACGGCGATCTTCAAAAGCGGAGATATCGCCAAGGCCATTCGAGATCTTCGAGGAGCGAGTTCCCCTATGCGATCTGCTTCGACGATCGAGACGACGTGGAAGTGGCGCAGGGATCAAGGAGAATAG
- a CDS encoding carbohydrate binding family 9 domain-containing protein, whose amino-acid sequence MHLKTLVLSIIFCLLCSVIFAQAERSVKVIKAIRTDRPPKIDGFLTDDVWKKAAKVDDFIQDEPQRGGKPSERTVVHLLYDDKFLYVGFECFMHDMEKVQANATRHDEEFWNDDYVEVMLDTFHDRRNAYIFSVNPLSTKSEERYTRARRGPFRRGKSWDCEWYARSQRLEDRWTAEIAIPFCELRFEKGPDESWGINFLRNIEWLDEEDVWAYPGESSHDPAYYGDLVGLPTERLVTSRPMEFKPYLTSSGNVEEGSVDANAGVDVRIPLPNITVDLTVNPDYAQIEADPERINLSDIPIRFPEKRPFFMEGEELFRTPLDIFYTRKILQPLVGAKAVGKVGGYSFALFDTQAEKVENEEGEEIEPPANFMVARIQRDVGQRSTIGLLAVNKQYSGGANRVGGVDFSLRFPHELSLSGQMAASQTDRGEKGKSDTAFTIRGGWNKDPVGISIGLQQVGKDFSAEAGFLPDIFIGRRGIRLEGGFHRKFKSRLLRHLGFGSGYSYGETIDGIRTNERWEIGGMIGLWDFFLRTGLSKEFRTDPEDISIGYNDRSIDGFFGWFPPKFVTLNMDFKIGTRDERNVIFLGPGLSLRPVEMASIRIEGQWLRMEGEEDQRIIRSVLDYRFTQDMTLRVTAEGKLDGHRSLFALYSWEFKPESNLFLVYTYNEEGDKREQVGYFKVAYRMRWQPKL is encoded by the coding sequence ATGCACCTGAAAACTCTGGTTCTTAGCATCATCTTTTGTCTCCTCTGCTCGGTCATCTTCGCTCAGGCGGAACGGAGCGTGAAAGTGATTAAGGCCATCAGGACGGATCGTCCGCCCAAGATAGATGGGTTTCTCACCGATGATGTTTGGAAGAAAGCAGCGAAAGTCGATGATTTCATACAGGACGAACCTCAGCGCGGTGGAAAGCCTTCCGAGAGAACAGTTGTCCACCTCCTCTATGACGATAAGTTTCTCTACGTCGGTTTCGAATGTTTCATGCATGATATGGAGAAGGTACAGGCAAATGCAACCAGACACGATGAGGAGTTCTGGAATGACGACTATGTCGAGGTGATGCTGGATACCTTTCACGACAGGCGCAACGCTTATATCTTCTCGGTCAACCCCCTTTCAACTAAATCTGAGGAGCGATACACGAGGGCTAGGAGAGGGCCGTTCCGAAGGGGTAAAAGTTGGGATTGCGAGTGGTATGCCCGATCGCAGAGGTTGGAGGATCGATGGACGGCCGAGATAGCCATACCCTTCTGTGAGCTCAGATTCGAAAAGGGACCTGATGAAAGCTGGGGGATAAACTTCCTCAGAAACATCGAGTGGCTGGATGAGGAGGACGTGTGGGCGTATCCGGGCGAGAGCAGCCATGATCCGGCATATTACGGTGACCTGGTTGGGCTTCCCACCGAAAGGCTGGTGACATCAAGACCCATGGAGTTTAAACCGTATCTCACCTCAAGCGGCAACGTCGAGGAGGGATCGGTGGACGCAAATGCGGGCGTGGATGTGAGGATACCGCTCCCAAACATCACGGTCGATCTGACCGTCAACCCTGATTACGCCCAGATCGAAGCGGATCCTGAAAGGATCAATCTCTCGGACATACCGATCCGTTTCCCCGAAAAACGCCCCTTCTTCATGGAGGGAGAGGAGCTTTTCAGAACGCCACTCGATATCTTCTACACCCGTAAGATCCTCCAACCCCTCGTCGGAGCCAAGGCGGTGGGCAAAGTCGGCGGATATAGCTTCGCCCTTTTCGACACACAGGCCGAAAAAGTGGAAAATGAGGAGGGTGAGGAGATCGAACCACCGGCGAACTTCATGGTGGCCAGAATCCAGAGAGATGTAGGACAAAGATCGACGATCGGCCTGCTGGCAGTAAATAAACAATACTCCGGGGGCGCAAACAGGGTGGGAGGCGTGGACTTTTCGCTGAGATTTCCCCATGAACTGAGCCTCTCAGGTCAGATGGCGGCCAGCCAAACCGACAGAGGCGAAAAGGGAAAATCCGATACGGCTTTCACGATAAGGGGCGGCTGGAATAAAGATCCGGTGGGTATATCCATCGGCCTCCAGCAGGTGGGAAAGGATTTCTCCGCAGAGGCGGGATTCCTGCCGGATATCTTCATAGGTAGAAGGGGAATCAGGCTTGAGGGGGGATTTCACAGGAAATTCAAGAGCAGGCTCCTGAGGCATTTGGGATTCGGATCGGGCTATTCCTACGGCGAGACGATCGACGGCATCAGGACAAACGAGAGATGGGAGATCGGGGGAATGATAGGTCTGTGGGATTTCTTCCTGAGAACCGGCCTTTCGAAGGAGTTCAGAACGGACCCGGAGGACATCTCGATCGGATATAACGATCGCAGCATAGACGGCTTTTTCGGCTGGTTCCCACCCAAGTTTGTGACGCTCAATATGGATTTCAAGATCGGCACCAGGGATGAGAGGAACGTGATCTTTCTTGGCCCCGGATTGAGCCTCAGGCCGGTTGAAATGGCCTCCATCAGAATTGAAGGGCAGTGGCTTAGGATGGAGGGCGAGGAGGATCAAAGGATAATCCGATCCGTCCTCGACTACAGGTTCACCCAGGATATGACCTTGAGGGTCACCGCAGAGGGGAAGCTCGACGGCCATAGAAGCCTCTTCGCCCTCTATTCCTGGGAGTTTAAACCCGAAAGCAACCTCTTCCTCGTTTACACCTACAACGAGGAGGGGGATAAAAGGGAACAGGTGGGATATTTCAAAGTGGCCTATAGGATGAGGTGGCAGCCGAAGCTGTAG
- the mazG gene encoding nucleoside triphosphate pyrophosphohydrolase, giving the protein MGKDVKAFDRLVDVVAALRGENGCPWDKAQTHETLKSNLLEETYEVLEAIDSGDPDKLREELGDLLMQVMLHSQIASEKNLFDAYDVVRTITEKLIRRHPHVFGDVRVSSPQEALSNWEAIKRREKGYQDRRSVLDGIPASLPSLLRARKLQGRASRVGFDWGKPEEVLPKIEEEIEELREAISSGELGEIEEELGDLLFAIVNLARLLQVEPEEALRKANEKFIRRFRELEKRAESMGRDLRDMSLEEMDEIWDQIKEGSDAPENSGS; this is encoded by the coding sequence ATGGGGAAGGACGTAAAGGCTTTCGACAGGCTCGTCGATGTGGTCGCGGCGCTGAGAGGCGAAAACGGATGTCCCTGGGATAAAGCTCAGACACACGAGACGCTCAAATCAAATCTGCTGGAGGAAACATACGAGGTGCTGGAGGCGATAGACTCCGGCGATCCGGATAAGCTGCGTGAGGAGCTGGGGGATCTGCTTATGCAAGTGATGTTGCACTCCCAGATCGCAAGCGAGAAGAATCTGTTCGACGCATATGACGTCGTTCGGACCATAACCGAGAAACTGATCAGACGCCATCCTCATGTCTTCGGCGACGTGCGCGTCTCCTCACCTCAGGAGGCGCTCTCCAATTGGGAGGCGATCAAGCGCAGGGAGAAGGGATATCAGGACAGACGATCGGTACTTGACGGCATACCGGCAAGCCTTCCCAGCCTTCTGAGAGCTCGAAAACTTCAGGGGAGAGCCTCCAGGGTGGGGTTTGATTGGGGCAAGCCCGAGGAGGTGTTGCCGAAGATAGAGGAGGAGATAGAGGAGCTCAGGGAGGCCATCTCCTCCGGTGAACTTGGGGAAATCGAGGAGGAGCTCGGCGATCTGTTATTCGCCATCGTGAACCTCGCCCGCCTTCTCCAGGTCGAGCCCGAGGAGGCACTCCGAAAGGCTAATGAGAAGTTCATACGACGGTTTAGGGAACTCGAAAAGCGGGCTGAAAGTATGGGCAGAGACCTGAGAGACATGTCGCTGGAGGAGATGGACGAGATATGGGATCAGATTAAGGAGGGGTCAGATGCACCTGAAAACTCTGGTTCTTAG